In a genomic window of Scheffersomyces stipitis CBS 6054 chromosome 4, complete sequence:
- a CDS encoding predicted protein, producing MAKKTGENSKKAAGNARKADSANKKKEAELEALESQEAEKWSDGSKKGNKKKEDEQFKKEEAARKKAERDALLAAEEAALPSKPANSKSRGANKVAARRAGKIDDFLDFNKDVPELSASGLDSALEALALTSRDGGVGSKDIDRHPERRVKAAFSAFEEKRIPELRKENPGLRLQQIKHLAFKEFQKSPENPMNQETNIHYNAKQDEVADKKREVRSSREKKFS from the coding sequence ATGGCTAAGAAGACGGGTGAAAACTCTAAGAAGGCCGCTGGAAACGCCAGAAAGGCTGACAGCgccaacaagaaaaaagaGGCAGAATTAGAAGCCTTAGAATCTCAAGAAGCCGAAAAATGGTCTGATGGCTCTAAGAAGGGTAAcaaaaagaaggaagatgaacagttcaagaaagaagaagcagccCGTAAAAAGGCTGAAAGAGATGCCTTATTAGCAGCCGAAGAAGCCGCATTGCCTCTGAAGCCTGCAAACTCGAAGCTGAGAGGAGCCAACAAGGTCGCAGCTAGAAGAGCAGGTAAGATCGACGATTTCcttgacttcaacaaggacGTTCCCGAATTAAGTGCTAGTGGTTTAGACAGTGCTTTGGAAGCATTGGCATTGACATCGCGTGATGGAGGTGTGGGCTCGAAGGATATCGATAGACACCCCGAGAGAAGAGTCAAGGCTGCCTTCTCTGCTTTcgaagagaagagaatcCCAGAGTTGAGAAAGGAGAACCCAGGTTTGAGATTACAGCAGATCAAGCATTTGGCATTCAAGGAGTTCCAGAAGTCGCCAGAAAACCCCATGAACCAGGAAACCAACATCCACTACAACGCCAAGCAGGACGAGGTTGCTGATAAGAAGCGCGAGGTCAGGTCTTCcagagagaagaagttctcATAG